A genomic region of Roseateles amylovorans contains the following coding sequences:
- the uvrA gene encoding excinuclease ABC subunit UvrA — MIRVRGARTHNLKNIDVDLPRNQLVVITGLSGSGKSSLAFDTLYAEGQRRYVESLSAYARQFLQLMDKPEVDVIEGLSPAISIEQKATSHNPRSTVGTVTEIHDYLRLLYARAGTPFCPDHHLPLEAQSIGQMVDAVLAMPDESRLMLLAPVVRDRKGEFVELFQDLQAQGYVRFRIDGQTVEVPDLPALKKAEKHDIDVVVDRIKLRHDSIDTLRQRLAESFEAALRLADGRALVLNMDSSTESIYSSKFACPICSYSLPELEPRLFSFNSPVGACPSCEGLGQVTVFDPERVVAFPTLSLASGAVKGWDRRNAYTFSMLESVAKHYDFDIELPFEELPDTARAVLLNGSGDEEITFVYQAEGANGRKRSVKRAHPFEGILPNLQRRFRETDSAAVREELVRYQSAKPCPHCEGSRLRREARNVLLQPADAADGERGKPIYEVEHATLREALVYFEGLKLKGAKAEIADKVIREIASRLHFLNDVGLNYLSLDRSADTLSGGEAQRIRLASQIGSGLTGVMYVLDEPSIGLHQRDNDRLIATLRRLRDLGNSVLVVEHDEDAIRAADHVLDLGPGAGVHGGRIMAQGTPEEVAANLESSTGRYLSGVERIEVPQHRHTLADSADARTLKIVNARGNNLKGVTAEFPVGLLTCVTGVSGSGKSTLVNDTLYAAVSRKLYQSHAEPAEHDEIEGMDAFDKVINVDQSPIGRTPRSNPATYTGLFTPIRELFAEMPTARERGYGAGRFSFNVAGGRCESCQGDGVLKVEMHFLPDVYVPCDTCGGKRYNRETLEVLYKGKNISEVLGLTVEDALGFFNAVPTLARKLQTLMDVGLGYVKLGQSATTLSGGEAQRVKLALELSKRDTGRTLYILDEPTTGLHFADIALLLKVLHQLRDAGNTIVIIEHNLDVIKTADWLIDMGPEGGSGGGRLLIAGTPEAVAECAESHTGRYLKPLLARG, encoded by the coding sequence ATGATCCGTGTGCGCGGGGCGCGCACCCACAACCTGAAGAACATCGACGTCGACCTGCCGCGCAACCAGCTGGTGGTCATCACCGGTCTGTCGGGGTCGGGCAAGTCCAGCCTGGCCTTCGACACGCTGTATGCGGAAGGCCAGCGCCGCTATGTCGAGAGCCTGTCCGCCTACGCCCGCCAGTTCCTGCAACTGATGGACAAGCCGGAGGTGGATGTCATCGAGGGCCTGTCGCCCGCGATCTCCATCGAGCAGAAGGCCACCAGCCACAACCCGCGCTCGACCGTCGGCACCGTCACCGAGATCCACGATTACCTGCGCCTGCTCTATGCGCGCGCCGGCACGCCCTTCTGCCCCGATCACCATTTGCCGCTGGAAGCCCAGAGCATCGGCCAGATGGTGGATGCGGTGCTGGCCATGCCCGACGAGTCCCGGCTGATGCTGCTCGCACCGGTGGTGCGCGACCGCAAGGGCGAGTTCGTCGAGCTGTTCCAGGACCTTCAGGCCCAGGGCTATGTGCGGTTCCGCATCGACGGCCAGACCGTGGAAGTGCCGGATCTGCCGGCGCTGAAGAAGGCCGAGAAGCACGACATCGATGTGGTGGTCGACCGCATCAAGCTGCGCCACGACAGCATCGACACCCTGCGCCAGCGACTGGCCGAGAGCTTCGAGGCCGCGCTGCGCCTGGCCGACGGCCGGGCGCTGGTGCTCAACATGGACAGCAGCACCGAGTCCATCTATTCCAGCAAGTTCGCCTGCCCGATCTGCAGCTACTCGCTGCCGGAGCTCGAACCGCGCCTGTTCTCCTTCAACTCCCCGGTCGGTGCCTGCCCCTCCTGCGAGGGTCTGGGACAGGTCACCGTGTTCGATCCGGAACGGGTGGTCGCCTTTCCGACGCTGAGCCTGGCCAGCGGTGCGGTCAAGGGCTGGGATCGGCGCAATGCCTACACCTTCTCGATGCTGGAATCGGTGGCGAAGCATTACGACTTCGACATCGAACTGCCCTTCGAGGAACTGCCCGACACCGCCCGCGCGGTGCTGCTCAACGGCTCCGGCGACGAGGAAATCACCTTCGTCTACCAGGCCGAGGGCGCCAACGGCCGCAAGCGCAGCGTCAAGCGGGCGCATCCGTTCGAGGGCATCCTGCCCAACTTGCAGCGCCGGTTCCGCGAGACCGACTCGGCGGCGGTGCGTGAGGAACTGGTTCGCTACCAGAGCGCCAAGCCGTGCCCGCACTGCGAGGGCTCGCGCCTGCGACGCGAAGCCCGCAATGTGCTGCTGCAACCGGCGGATGCTGCCGACGGCGAGCGCGGCAAGCCGATCTATGAGGTCGAGCACGCCACCCTGCGCGAAGCACTGGTGTACTTCGAAGGCCTCAAGCTCAAGGGCGCGAAGGCGGAAATCGCGGACAAGGTGATCCGCGAGATCGCGTCCCGGCTGCACTTCCTCAACGATGTCGGCCTGAACTACCTCAGCCTGGACCGCAGCGCGGACACGCTCTCCGGCGGCGAAGCCCAGCGGATCCGTCTGGCCTCACAGATCGGCTCCGGCCTGACCGGCGTGATGTATGTGCTGGACGAGCCCAGCATCGGCCTGCATCAGCGGGACAACGACCGCCTGATCGCCACGCTGCGCCGTCTGCGGGACCTGGGCAACTCGGTGCTGGTGGTCGAGCATGACGAGGACGCCATCCGCGCCGCCGACCATGTGCTGGACCTGGGCCCCGGTGCCGGGGTCCACGGCGGCCGGATCATGGCGCAGGGCACGCCCGAGGAAGTGGCCGCCAATCTCGAGTCGTCGACCGGTCGCTACCTGAGCGGCGTCGAGCGCATCGAAGTGCCCCAGCACCGCCACACGCTGGCGGACAGCGCCGACGCGCGCACGCTGAAGATCGTCAACGCGCGGGGCAACAACCTCAAGGGCGTCACTGCGGAATTCCCGGTGGGCCTGCTGACCTGCGTGACCGGCGTCTCCGGCTCGGGCAAGAGCACGCTGGTCAACGACACCCTGTATGCGGCCGTCTCCCGCAAGCTCTACCAAAGCCACGCGGAACCCGCCGAGCATGACGAGATCGAGGGCATGGACGCCTTCGACAAGGTCATCAACGTCGACCAATCGCCGATCGGCCGCACACCGCGCTCCAATCCGGCGACCTACACGGGCTTGTTCACGCCGATCCGCGAGCTGTTTGCCGAAATGCCGACCGCACGCGAACGCGGCTACGGCGCCGGCCGCTTCAGCTTCAACGTCGCGGGCGGACGTTGCGAATCCTGCCAGGGCGACGGCGTGCTGAAGGTGGAGATGCACTTCCTGCCGGACGTCTACGTTCCCTGCGACACCTGCGGCGGCAAGCGCTACAACCGCGAGACGCTGGAGGTGCTCTACAAGGGCAAGAACATTTCCGAAGTGCTGGGGCTGACGGTGGAGGACGCGCTGGGCTTCTTCAACGCCGTGCCGACCCTGGCGCGCAAGCTGCAGACGCTGATGGATGTGGGCCTGGGCTATGTCAAGCTGGGCCAGAGCGCCACCACGCTTTCCGGCGGCGAGGCGCAGCGGGTCAAGCTGGCGCTGGAGCTGTCCAAGCGCGACACCGGCCGCACGCTGTACATCCTGGACGAGCCGACCACCGGCCTGCACTTCGCCGACATCGCGTTGCTGCTGAAGGTGCTCCATCAGTTGCGCGATGCGGGCAACACCATCGTGATCATCGAGCACAACCTCGATGTGATCAAAACCGCCGACTGGCTGATCGACATGGGCCCCGAAGGCGGCTCCGGCGGCGGACGGCTGCTGATCGCCGGCACGCCGGAAGCGGTGGCCGAGTGTGCCGAGAGCCACACCGGGCGCTATCTGAAGCCGTTGCTCGCGCGCGGCTGA
- a CDS encoding MHFG family PEP-CTERM protein, whose amino-acid sequence MSLVVSVALAASGVTLPHCSWDRPGANPFMGDLVAAVDRYPDIPVATRAKLQARMAARRYDEIVDIHRDRIVGRHAYGAEIRDMHFGNGQVCRSVSRGKWTAQTLERGLVYCEDGQCILVPTVCRNVSRITRTTTMPGVGGSPSQARDEETSALAFDPPGAGAPMTEGGGAGTGEGVSFAQVAVLPNPVASAESLIRSPSLGGAGTTVPGLISLPQVTSSGHGATPTTPDLPTVPTVPDLPAQPVFPAVPAVPEPQTWALFVLGLAALAVSACRRR is encoded by the coding sequence ATGTCGTTGGTGGTATCCGTCGCATTGGCGGCGTCAGGGGTGACGCTGCCGCATTGCTCCTGGGACCGTCCTGGAGCGAACCCCTTCATGGGCGATCTGGTGGCCGCCGTGGACCGCTATCCGGATATTCCGGTGGCCACGCGCGCCAAGCTCCAGGCGCGCATGGCCGCCCGCCGCTACGACGAGATCGTGGACATCCATCGCGACCGCATCGTGGGCCGACATGCGTATGGCGCGGAGATCCGTGACATGCATTTCGGCAACGGCCAGGTGTGCCGCTCGGTCTCGCGCGGGAAGTGGACCGCCCAGACCTTGGAGCGCGGCCTGGTCTATTGCGAAGACGGTCAGTGCATCCTGGTGCCGACGGTGTGCCGCAATGTCAGTCGGATCACCCGCACGACGACGATGCCTGGCGTCGGCGGTTCGCCCTCGCAGGCGCGCGATGAAGAGACGTCCGCGCTGGCCTTCGATCCGCCTGGCGCCGGCGCGCCCATGACCGAAGGCGGCGGTGCCGGCACTGGCGAGGGCGTCAGCTTCGCGCAGGTCGCCGTGTTGCCGAACCCCGTCGCGTCGGCTGAAAGCCTGATTCGATCGCCCAGCCTCGGTGGGGCGGGAACGACCGTGCCCGGGCTCATCTCGCTGCCGCAGGTGACGTCATCAGGCCATGGAGCCACGCCGACGACGCCCGACCTCCCCACCGTGCCGACGGTGCCTGACCTTCCCGCGCAACCTGTCTTCCCAGCCGTTCCGGCCGTGCCGGAGCCCCAGACCTGGGCGCTGTTTGTCCTCGGTCTGGCGGCGCTGGCGGTCAGCGCCTGTCGACGCCGCTGA
- a CDS encoding response regulator, translated as MSTAALPDTERHRHVLYVEDDRINIVLMEEVFRLMSGWTLHVAETGAQAMDMLPKVMPALVLMDMNLPDMNGLQLIGLVRADPRLAGLPCVALSADVMDDQRQRARAAGFQDYWLKPIDVRRLREQLERF; from the coding sequence ATGTCCACCGCTGCCCTGCCTGACACCGAACGTCATCGCCACGTCCTCTATGTCGAGGATGACCGCATCAACATCGTGTTGATGGAGGAGGTGTTTCGTTTGATGTCCGGCTGGACGCTGCATGTCGCCGAAACCGGCGCGCAGGCGATGGACATGCTGCCGAAGGTGATGCCGGCCCTGGTGCTGATGGACATGAACCTGCCCGACATGAACGGGCTGCAACTGATCGGCTTGGTGCGTGCCGATCCACGGCTGGCCGGCCTGCCCTGTGTCGCCCTGTCGGCGGACGTGATGGACGATCAGCGCCAACGCGCCCGTGCGGCCGGCTTCCAGGACTACTGGCTCAAGCCGATCGACGTCCGACGTCTGCGCGAACAGCTCGAGCGCTTCTGA
- a CDS encoding SWIB/MDM2 domain-containing protein, translating into MATAKKAAPAKKAAPAKKAAAPAKKAAAPAKKAAPAKKAAAPAKKAAPATKAPAAKKAAAPAKKRTPNAAFMKALTPSPALAAIVGDKPLARTDVVKKVWEYIKKHNLQDAAQKRVINADAKLKEIFGKAKADMFEMTKLINSHLKD; encoded by the coding sequence ATGGCAACTGCGAAGAAGGCCGCGCCCGCCAAGAAGGCGGCTCCGGCCAAGAAGGCGGCGGCTCCGGCCAAGAAGGCCGCCGCTCCGGCGAAGAAGGCGGCCCCCGCAAAGAAGGCCGCCGCTCCAGCGAAGAAGGCGGCGCCGGCCACGAAGGCGCCTGCAGCAAAGAAGGCGGCAGCTCCTGCGAAGAAGCGCACGCCCAACGCCGCCTTCATGAAGGCCCTGACCCCCAGCCCCGCGCTGGCCGCGATCGTCGGCGACAAGCCGCTGGCGCGGACCGATGTGGTGAAGAAGGTCTGGGAATACATCAAGAAGCACAACCTGCAAGACGCTGCCCAGAAGCGTGTCATCAACGCCGACGCCAAGCTGAAGGAAATCTTCGGCAAGGCCAAGGCGGACATGTTCGAGATGACCAAGCTGATCAACAGCCATCTGAAGGACTGA
- a CDS encoding sulfite reductase subunit alpha: protein MLIALYSLMCAAVWWRHRRRQRKAAADAAALLPAADAGVPVLVLHASQTGQAEEIAWQTARSLHLAGMPVRVAALGEVGRADLLAARHALFIVSTHGEGDAPDSAVPFARDLMSAADTPSLSTLQVGVLALGDRTYTHFCGFGRALDAWLRACGTAALFDRIDVDRGDPQAIAHWRQRLSHLAGTADLAEWEAPVFASWRLRARHHLNPGSQGGPVYHLELTPADDQAAPVWEAGDLVQVRPVLADDEPPGTDDVTLGNGNGNGNGNGNGNGNGAEADDAHRPREYTIASLPSDGCVALMVRRTEREDGSPGLASGLLTERLPIGGTVALRLRPHASFRIGANQSRPLILIGNGTGFAGLRAHLKARAALESASSSMSPTADPRVRTADPSPAQWPSPAATAWPSQMPADAVPTPNLPQALPMPVPAVAPVWLLFGERQSAHDAHYRDEIEAWQRSGLLAHADLAFSRDQPERVHVQHLLARHAQRLREWVARDAAIYVCGSLQGMAGAVDAVLRETLGDADVDALIQQGRYRRDVY, encoded by the coding sequence TTGCTGATCGCACTCTATTCATTGATGTGCGCCGCAGTCTGGTGGCGGCACCGCCGCCGCCAGCGCAAGGCCGCGGCGGATGCGGCCGCGCTGCTGCCCGCAGCGGATGCCGGTGTGCCCGTGCTGGTGCTCCATGCCAGCCAGACCGGCCAGGCCGAGGAGATCGCCTGGCAGACCGCCCGGTCGCTGCACCTGGCCGGCATGCCGGTCCGCGTGGCTGCGCTGGGCGAGGTGGGTCGGGCCGATCTCCTGGCGGCCCGCCATGCCCTTTTCATCGTCAGCACCCATGGGGAAGGTGATGCGCCGGACAGCGCCGTTCCCTTTGCCCGAGACCTGATGAGTGCGGCCGATACGCCGTCGCTGTCGACGCTGCAGGTGGGTGTGCTGGCGCTGGGCGACCGCACCTACACCCACTTCTGCGGATTCGGCCGTGCGCTCGACGCATGGCTGAGGGCCTGCGGCACCGCCGCGTTGTTCGATCGCATCGACGTCGATCGCGGCGATCCGCAGGCGATCGCGCACTGGCGGCAGCGGCTCAGCCATCTGGCGGGCACCGCGGATCTGGCTGAATGGGAGGCGCCGGTCTTCGCCTCGTGGCGGCTGCGCGCGCGCCACCACTTGAACCCGGGCAGCCAGGGCGGGCCGGTCTATCACCTGGAACTGACGCCGGCGGACGACCAGGCAGCGCCTGTCTGGGAAGCCGGCGATCTGGTGCAAGTACGCCCCGTGCTGGCCGATGACGAGCCGCCAGGGACGGATGACGTCACCCTCGGCAACGGCAACGGCAACGGCAACGGCAACGGCAACGGCAACGGCAACGGCGCTGAAGCCGACGATGCCCACCGGCCGCGTGAATACACGATCGCTTCGCTCCCGTCGGACGGCTGCGTCGCGTTGATGGTGCGTCGCACCGAGCGCGAGGACGGCAGCCCGGGATTGGCTTCGGGCCTGTTGACCGAGCGCTTGCCGATCGGGGGCACCGTCGCGCTGCGGCTGCGGCCGCATGCGAGTTTCCGCATCGGCGCCAACCAGTCACGTCCGTTGATCCTGATCGGCAACGGCACCGGGTTCGCAGGCCTGCGCGCGCATCTGAAGGCGCGTGCGGCTTTGGAGTCGGCGTCCTCGTCGATGTCGCCAACGGCGGACCCGCGTGTTCGGACGGCCGATCCGTCGCCGGCGCAATGGCCATCGCCAGCGGCAACAGCATGGCCATCACAGATGCCCGCCGATGCCGTCCCGACACCGAACTTGCCGCAGGCCTTGCCGATGCCCGTCCCCGCCGTGGCGCCGGTCTGGCTGCTCTTCGGCGAGCGGCAGTCCGCGCACGACGCCCACTACCGCGACGAGATCGAGGCATGGCAGCGCAGCGGTCTCCTCGCGCATGCGGATCTGGCGTTCTCCCGCGATCAGCCGGAGCGCGTGCATGTGCAGCATCTGCTCGCGCGCCATGCGCAACGGCTGCGCGAATGGGTCGCTCGGGACGCGGCGATCTACGTCTGCGGCAGCCTGCAAGGCATGGCCGGCGCGGTCGATGCGGTGCTGCGCGAGACGCTCGGCGATGCCGATGTCGACGCGCTGATCCAGCAAGGCCGCTATCGCAGGGACGTGTATTGA
- a CDS encoding FAD:protein FMN transferase translates to MSVDGGALAPRVLVPLRIDGEPPALGQRVHALAGETMGTTWSVRFVGPASLRLATIESAIVQVCDRVIAEMSQWVPDSEISRFNRAPAGTMHRLSPGFARVIDAALHIAAVSHGAYDPTAGALVALWGFGPSGPTALSPRHDAPGFRPPSAAECAGAHCGWSSLTWDTSACRLTQPGGATLDLSAIAKGHAVDQVSAVLASLGLRDHLVEIGGELRGAGLKPEGQPWWVDLEPPSNDCGLAPVRMALHGLAVATSGDYRKCFDDDGQRRSHTVDPRTRRPVTHGLASVTVVHEQAMWADGWSTALMVLGPDAGLDLANQLGLAALLVRRRDASEGGGFEEQFSASMRELMV, encoded by the coding sequence GTGAGCGTGGACGGCGGGGCGCTGGCGCCCCGCGTCCTGGTCCCGCTGCGCATCGACGGCGAACCGCCCGCCTTGGGCCAGCGCGTGCATGCGCTGGCGGGCGAGACGATGGGCACGACCTGGTCGGTCCGGTTCGTCGGGCCGGCCTCGCTTCGCTTGGCGACCATCGAATCGGCGATCGTCCAGGTCTGCGATCGGGTGATCGCCGAGATGAGCCAATGGGTGCCTGACTCCGAGATCAGTCGGTTCAACCGCGCCCCGGCCGGAACCATGCACCGGCTCTCGCCGGGCTTTGCGCGGGTGATCGATGCGGCCCTGCACATCGCGGCGGTCAGCCACGGCGCCTACGATCCGACAGCCGGCGCGCTGGTCGCGCTGTGGGGATTTGGTCCCTCCGGCCCGACGGCGCTGTCGCCGCGGCACGATGCCCCAGGCTTTCGACCGCCGTCCGCAGCCGAGTGCGCGGGCGCGCATTGCGGCTGGTCGTCGCTGACTTGGGACACCTCTGCCTGCCGCTTGACGCAACCCGGTGGCGCGACCCTGGACCTGTCGGCCATTGCCAAGGGCCATGCGGTCGATCAGGTGTCGGCCGTGCTGGCGTCGCTGGGCCTTCGCGACCATCTGGTGGAGATCGGCGGCGAATTGCGTGGCGCGGGCCTGAAGCCCGAGGGACAACCTTGGTGGGTGGACCTGGAGCCGCCGTCAAACGACTGCGGGCTCGCGCCGGTACGGATGGCCCTGCACGGCTTGGCCGTCGCGACCTCCGGCGACTACCGAAAGTGCTTCGACGACGACGGGCAACGCCGCTCCCACACCGTGGATCCGCGGACCCGTCGGCCGGTGACGCACGGGTTGGCCTCGGTCACCGTCGTCCACGAGCAGGCGATGTGGGCCGACGGCTGGTCGACCGCGCTGATGGTGCTGGGACCGGACGCCGGACTCGACTTGGCCAACCAACTCGGCTTGGCGGCTTTGCTGGTGCGGCGGCGTGATGCGTCGGAGGGCGGCGGATTCGAGGAACAGTTCTCGGCGTCGATGCGCGAACTGATGGTGTGA
- a CDS encoding DUF4198 domain-containing protein translates to MTTNFRIVSRLAPLALAIAAALPLSAQAHMTWLLPNKAAFDGKEPVASFDAAVSEDLFNFERALKLDTLRITAPDGKAVDAENRSSGRHRESFDVKLTQDGTYRISNVSQALMGSYKQGSETKRFRSTPATLVKDVPADAEITAMTLMTNRQQTFVSKEEPGKVAFAPEGNGLELLPLGPVTDLSHGDKTTFRLLLDGKPAADIPVKLLREGNRYRYKLGEIEVRTDAKGEFTVAWTEAGRYFIGANAGPARGPNAPTGTREAPVQRASVSATFEVLPK, encoded by the coding sequence ATGACCACGAACTTCCGCATCGTTTCCCGCCTGGCGCCGCTGGCCCTGGCCATCGCCGCCGCGCTGCCGCTGTCCGCGCAGGCCCACATGACCTGGCTGCTGCCCAACAAGGCGGCCTTTGACGGCAAGGAGCCGGTGGCGTCCTTCGACGCCGCCGTGTCCGAAGACCTGTTCAATTTCGAACGCGCCCTCAAGCTCGACACCCTGCGCATCACCGCGCCGGACGGCAAGGCGGTGGACGCCGAAAACCGCAGCAGCGGCCGCCATCGCGAAAGCTTCGACGTCAAGCTGACCCAGGACGGCACCTACCGCATCAGCAACGTCAGCCAGGCGTTGATGGGCAGCTACAAGCAGGGCAGCGAGACCAAGCGCTTCCGCAGCACGCCCGCCACGCTCGTCAAGGATGTGCCGGCGGACGCCGAGATCACCGCCATGACGCTGATGACCAACCGTCAGCAGACCTTCGTCAGCAAGGAAGAGCCCGGCAAGGTGGCGTTCGCGCCCGAGGGCAACGGCCTGGAACTGCTGCCGCTGGGCCCGGTGACCGACCTGAGCCATGGCGACAAGACCACCTTCCGACTGCTGCTGGACGGCAAGCCGGCGGCCGACATCCCGGTCAAGCTGCTGCGCGAAGGCAACCGTTATCGCTACAAGCTGGGTGAGATCGAAGTGCGGACCGATGCCAAGGGCGAATTCACCGTGGCCTGGACCGAAGCCGGTCGCTATTTCATCGGCGCCAACGCCGGCCCCGCACGCGGCCCGAACGCACCGACCGGCACCCGCGAGGCCCCGGTGCAGCGCGCCAGCGTGAGCGCCACCTTCGAGGTCCTGCCGAAGTGA
- a CDS encoding DUF2271 domain-containing protein encodes MNRSASRHPSRALLALGALGTLSAGSSAWAATVQLKLELPRLNVAEYHRPYVAVWVEKAGESGPAVAQLAIWYDIKKQNNAGTKWLRDMRQWWRQGGRNLTVPADGISGATRAPGEHTLSFDTHPSLANLPAGKYEIVVESGREAGGREVQRLPLTWPIKAEQKSTAQGEHELGALELIAKP; translated from the coding sequence ATGAATCGCTCCGCAAGTCGCCACCCCAGTCGCGCCCTTCTGGCGCTTGGTGCCCTGGGCACGCTCAGCGCCGGGTCGTCCGCCTGGGCGGCCACCGTGCAGCTCAAGCTGGAGCTGCCGCGCCTGAATGTCGCCGAGTACCACCGCCCCTATGTCGCGGTGTGGGTGGAAAAAGCCGGTGAGTCCGGCCCGGCCGTCGCCCAACTGGCCATCTGGTATGACATCAAGAAGCAGAACAATGCCGGCACCAAATGGCTGCGCGACATGCGCCAGTGGTGGCGCCAGGGCGGCCGCAACCTGACCGTCCCGGCCGACGGCATCAGCGGCGCCACCCGTGCGCCCGGTGAGCACACCCTGTCCTTCGACACCCATCCCAGCCTGGCCAACTTGCCCGCAGGCAAGTACGAGATCGTGGTGGAGTCCGGCCGCGAGGCCGGTGGTCGCGAGGTGCAGCGCCTGCCGCTGACCTGGCCGATCAAGGCCGAGCAGAAATCGACCGCGCAGGGCGAGCATGAGCTCGGCGCCCTGGAATTGATCGCCAAGCCCTGA
- a CDS encoding PepSY-associated TM helix domain-containing protein codes for MTPPVDPTPSAQAAATGAATAPTAPRPASRAAWLKQLHQWHWISSAMCLVGMILFAFTGITLNHAADIESKPALISRTAQLPDELLKRLQPAAAAEGQPSDPQAVPSKAKDEDKKAALPAPIRAWLSKTLERPIDDREAEWSRDEIYLAMPRPGGDAWVRIARDTGEVEFEDTDRGWISYLNDLHKGRHTGLAWSWFIDLFAVACLIFSITGLLILKFHAVNRPSTWPLVGLGLVIPALLALLLIH; via the coding sequence ATGACTCCGCCGGTTGATCCCACCCCCTCCGCCCAGGCAGCGGCCACTGGCGCAGCGACGGCGCCGACCGCCCCGCGCCCGGCCTCCCGCGCGGCCTGGCTGAAGCAACTGCACCAGTGGCACTGGATCAGCTCGGCGATGTGCCTGGTCGGGATGATCCTGTTCGCCTTCACCGGCATCACGCTCAACCATGCCGCCGACATCGAGTCCAAGCCCGCGCTCATCAGCCGCACCGCCCAGTTGCCTGACGAGCTCCTGAAGCGCCTGCAACCGGCGGCGGCTGCTGAAGGCCAACCGTCGGACCCGCAGGCGGTCCCTTCGAAGGCCAAGGACGAGGACAAGAAGGCCGCTTTGCCCGCGCCGATTCGCGCCTGGCTGTCCAAGACCCTGGAGCGCCCGATCGATGACCGCGAGGCCGAATGGTCGCGCGACGAGATCTACCTGGCGATGCCGCGACCCGGCGGCGATGCCTGGGTGCGCATTGCCCGCGACACCGGCGAGGTCGAGTTCGAGGACACCGACCGCGGTTGGATTTCCTACCTGAACGACCTGCACAAGGGCCGCCATACCGGGCTGGCCTGGAGCTGGTTCATCGACCTCTTCGCGGTCGCCTGCCTGATCTTCTCGATCACCGGCCTGCTGATCCTGAAGTTCCATGCCGTCAACCGACCGAGCACCTGGCCCCTGGTCGGGCTCGGGCTGGTGATTCCCGCGCTGCTGGCCTTGTTGCTGATCCATTGA
- a CDS encoding Fe2+-dependent dioxygenase has translation MLLHIPQVLSKQDVREMRRVLDAADWTDGRATVGEQGAKVKQNRQLPVDHPAALEIGAHIQQVLARHPQFISAALPLRTLAPLFNRYEGGEHYGFHVDGAIMRQQGTPQPLRSDVSSTLFLCEPEEYDGGELEVIDTYGAHEVKLPAGDLIVYASTSLHRVLPVTRGARICSFFWTQSMIRQDWQRSMLFELDQTIQKLRGRLGDDAETTALTGHYHNLLRLWAET, from the coding sequence ATGCTCCTCCATATTCCCCAAGTGCTCAGCAAGCAGGACGTGCGTGAAATGCGCCGCGTGCTGGACGCTGCCGACTGGACCGATGGTCGCGCCACCGTCGGCGAGCAGGGGGCCAAGGTCAAGCAGAACCGGCAGTTGCCGGTCGACCATCCCGCGGCGCTCGAGATCGGCGCCCACATCCAGCAGGTGCTGGCCCGACATCCGCAATTCATCTCCGCCGCACTGCCGCTGCGCACCCTGGCGCCGCTGTTCAATCGCTACGAGGGCGGCGAGCACTACGGCTTTCATGTCGACGGCGCGATCATGCGTCAGCAGGGCACCCCGCAGCCGCTGCGCAGCGACGTCTCCTCCACCCTCTTCCTGTGCGAGCCCGAGGAATACGACGGCGGTGAGCTGGAAGTCATCGACACCTACGGCGCGCATGAGGTCAAGCTGCCCGCCGGCGACCTGATCGTCTACGCCAGCACCAGCCTGCATCGCGTGCTGCCGGTCACCCGCGGCGCCCGCATCTGTTCCTTCTTCTGGACCCAAAGCATGATCCGGCAGGACTGGCAGCGTTCGATGCTGTTCGAACTCGACCAGACCATCCAGAAGCTGCGTGGCCGTCTGGGCGACGACGCCGAGACCACCGCCCTGACCGGCCACTATCACAACCTGCTACGCCTTTGGGCCGAGACCTGA